One window of the Betaproteobacteria bacterium genome contains the following:
- a CDS encoding class II aldolase/adducin family protein, producing MNDHTAVPAARVRERVSANEWAAREDLAACYRLAAYFRMTDLIYTHISARAPGPEHHFLINAFGQMWDEITASSLVKVTLEGEIVDDPMGLGINRAGYVIHSAVHAARSDVHCVIHTHTAAGIAVSAQEQGLMPLSQHAMRFTDRLAYHDYEGLALELEEQQRLVRDLGTHNAMILRNHGLLACGASVAQAFDLMYYLERACQTQVGALSGGAKVRIPSHEVAAKVAHQFANLAYKARMPDWVALRRMLDRTQPDYRE from the coding sequence ATGAACGACCACACGGCAGTCCCCGCAGCGCGGGTGCGCGAGCGCGTCAGTGCGAACGAGTGGGCGGCGCGGGAAGATCTCGCCGCCTGCTATCGGCTGGCGGCGTACTTTCGCATGACCGATCTCATCTATACGCACATCTCCGCCCGCGCGCCGGGACCGGAGCATCATTTTCTCATCAACGCTTTCGGCCAGATGTGGGACGAGATCACGGCCTCCAGCCTGGTGAAGGTGACGCTCGAAGGCGAGATCGTCGACGACCCGATGGGGCTCGGCATCAACCGCGCAGGCTACGTGATCCACAGCGCAGTGCACGCGGCACGCAGCGACGTGCACTGCGTGATCCACACCCACACGGCCGCCGGCATCGCGGTTTCCGCACAGGAACAGGGGCTCATGCCGTTGTCGCAGCATGCGATGCGCTTCACCGATCGGCTCGCGTATCACGACTACGAGGGTCTCGCGCTGGAGCTTGAGGAACAGCAGCGGCTGGTACGCGACCTCGGCACGCACAACGCCATGATCCTGCGCAATCATGGGCTGCTCGCCTGCGGGGCGAGCGTCGCGCAGGCATTCGACTTGATGTACTACCTCGAGCGCGCGTGCCAGACGCAAGTCGGCGCCTTGTCCGGCGGGGCGAAGGTGCGCATCCCGTCGCACGAAGTGGCGGCGAAAGTCGCGCACCAGTTCGCCAACCTGGCCTACAAGGCGCGCATGCCGGACTGGGTGGCGCTGCGCCGGATGCTCGATCGCACGCAACCCGATTACCGCGAGTGA
- a CDS encoding phosphonatase-like hydrolase yields MIRNLQLIVFDMAGTTVEDGGQVPAAFAAALRECDIALRDEELANVRGASKREAIAELVARHAAAAWQGRSDEVYASFVRHLERDFSRGVKPIEGAEATFDFLRSQGIKIALTTGFDRDVAGMLLDALRWRSRADAYVCGDDVPRGRPAPYLVFQAMLATGVDCVHRVGALGDTTLDLQAGYNAGVKLNIGVLSGAHDQARLSAQPHTHLIASVAQLPHLLQSLD; encoded by the coding sequence ATGATCCGGAATTTGCAGCTGATCGTGTTCGACATGGCGGGAACCACCGTCGAGGACGGCGGCCAGGTCCCGGCCGCGTTCGCCGCCGCACTGCGCGAATGCGATATCGCGCTCCGCGACGAGGAGCTCGCGAACGTGCGCGGCGCCTCCAAACGCGAAGCGATCGCCGAGCTGGTGGCACGCCACGCCGCTGCGGCGTGGCAAGGCCGCTCGGACGAGGTGTACGCCTCTTTCGTCCGCCACCTGGAGCGCGACTTCAGTCGCGGCGTGAAACCGATCGAAGGTGCCGAGGCGACCTTCGACTTTTTGCGCAGCCAAGGCATCAAGATCGCGCTCACGACCGGATTCGACCGCGACGTGGCCGGCATGCTGCTCGATGCGCTGCGCTGGCGCAGCCGCGCCGATGCGTACGTCTGCGGCGACGACGTCCCGCGCGGGCGCCCGGCACCCTATCTCGTCTTTCAGGCGATGCTCGCAACCGGCGTGGACTGCGTGCATCGCGTGGGCGCGCTCGGAGATACCACGCTCGACCTGCAGGCGGGCTACAACGCCGGCGTGAAGCTCAATATCGGCGTGCTCTCGGGCGCACACGACCAGGCCAGGCTTTCGGCCCAGCCGCACACGCACCTCATCGCGAGCGTCGCGCAGCTGCCGCACCTGCTGCAGTCGCTCGACTGA
- the thrH gene encoding bifunctional phosphoserine phosphatase/homoserine phosphotransferase ThrH — protein MLIVCLDLEGVLIPEIWIEFSRRTAIPELARTTRDEPDYDKLMHGRIETLRRHRLGLPDIQQVIDAMGPLPGANEFLTSLRSRFQVVILSDTFSQFAQPLMRSLGWPTLFCHELDVAPDGAVRDYRLRMKDHKREAVRAFKALNFKTVAAGDSYNDVAMLAEAHAGIFIHPPENVVAQFPQFPVTRNYRELEAAIVAASERA, from the coding sequence GTGCTGATCGTTTGTCTCGACCTCGAAGGCGTCCTGATCCCCGAGATCTGGATCGAGTTTTCCAGGCGCACCGCAATCCCGGAGCTCGCACGCACGACCCGCGACGAACCGGATTACGACAAGCTCATGCATGGCCGCATCGAGACCCTGCGTCGCCACCGCCTGGGGCTACCCGATATCCAGCAGGTCATCGACGCCATGGGGCCGTTGCCCGGTGCGAACGAATTCCTCACGAGCTTGCGCAGCCGCTTCCAGGTCGTGATCCTCTCCGACACGTTCAGCCAGTTCGCGCAGCCGCTGATGCGTAGCCTCGGCTGGCCGACGCTGTTCTGCCACGAACTCGACGTCGCGCCCGACGGCGCCGTGCGCGACTACCGCCTGCGCATGAAGGATCACAAGCGCGAGGCCGTGCGCGCCTTCAAGGCGCTCAATTTCAAAACGGTGGCGGCGGGCGACTCGTACAACGACGTCGCCATGCTGGCGGAAGCGCATGCGGGGATTTTCATCCACCCGCCGGAAAACGTCGTCGCGCAGTTCCCGCAATTCCCCGTGACGCGCAACTACCGGGAGCTCGAAGCCGCGATCGTCGCGGCGAGCGAGCGCGCGTAG
- a CDS encoding aldo/keto reductase, with translation MAQSGNTLIARAATAAGVALPSVGVGTWQTFDVGRDAPERTELQEVLRTLVQGGGSVVDSSPMYGRAEGVVGDLAAQAQLHDSLFLATKVWTRGEAAGIAQMEDSLRLLRTPRIDLMQVHNLVDWRTQLKTMKAWQSSGRIRHLGITHYHSGAYDELMSVMRTREFGFVQLNYSMAERQAEQRLLPLAAELGLGVIINRPFSQGELFPRVKGKPLPEWAAELDCASWAQFFLKWILGHPAVTCVIPGTRLVAHMKDNLGAGRGRLPDQAQRDRMLEHLRTL, from the coding sequence ATGGCACAGTCGGGAAATACGTTGATCGCACGAGCCGCGACGGCGGCCGGCGTGGCGCTGCCCAGCGTCGGCGTCGGCACCTGGCAGACGTTCGACGTCGGCCGCGATGCGCCCGAACGTACGGAACTGCAGGAAGTGCTGCGCACGCTCGTGCAAGGCGGCGGCAGCGTGGTCGATTCTTCGCCGATGTACGGGCGCGCCGAGGGCGTGGTCGGCGATCTTGCAGCGCAAGCGCAGCTGCACGACTCGCTCTTCCTCGCCACCAAAGTCTGGACGCGCGGCGAGGCCGCCGGCATTGCGCAGATGGAGGACTCGCTCAGGTTACTGCGCACGCCGCGCATTGATCTCATGCAGGTGCACAACCTGGTCGACTGGCGCACGCAGCTGAAAACCATGAAAGCCTGGCAGTCGTCCGGGCGCATCCGTCACCTGGGCATCACGCATTACCACTCGGGCGCCTACGACGAGCTGATGAGCGTCATGCGCACCCGCGAGTTCGGCTTCGTGCAGCTCAACTACTCGATGGCCGAGCGCCAAGCCGAGCAACGGCTGCTGCCACTGGCCGCCGAGTTGGGACTGGGCGTGATCATCAACCGGCCATTTTCGCAAGGCGAGCTGTTTCCGCGCGTGAAGGGCAAGCCCCTGCCCGAGTGGGCGGCCGAGCTCGATTGCGCGAGCTGGGCGCAGTTCTTCCTCAAGTGGATCCTCGGCCATCCCGCGGTCACCTGCGTCATCCCCGGCACGCGGCTCGTCGCCCACATGAAAGACAACCTCGGTGCGGGACGCGGCCGGTTGCCTGATCAAGCGCAACGCGACCGGATGCTGGAGCACCTGCGTACGCTCTGA
- a CDS encoding aminotransferase class I/II-fold pyridoxal phosphate-dependent enzyme produces the protein MPTFPRPVDSKLPHIGTTIFTVMSRLALEHDAINLSQGFPDFDCAKALRDLFTKAINSGLNQYPPMAGVPVLRERIGEKMLELYGQGYDPEHEITVVPGATYGIFTAVATFIRPGDEVILFEPAYDSYEPAISTAGGKPVFVPLELPDYHVDWRKVQAAITPRTRMVVLNTPHNPTGTVLSAEDMRMLEGLLRNTGIVVVSDEVYEHIVFDGVSHQSVARFPGLAERSLFVSSFGKTYSVTGWKMGYVCAPRELMTEFRKVHQFNAFVACAPVQYAFAEYMRDPAPYLELAAFYQTKRDLFRAGIAASRFTLMPSRGTFFQCVGYEAVSEERDTDLAVRLTREHRLASIPVSVFYANPRYEKVLRFCFAKSDETLLRGAEILCRI, from the coding sequence ATGCCGACGTTTCCGCGACCTGTCGATTCGAAGCTGCCACACATCGGCACCACCATCTTCACGGTGATGTCGCGTCTTGCCCTGGAACACGACGCGATCAATCTGTCGCAAGGATTTCCCGACTTCGACTGTGCCAAGGCGCTGCGCGACCTCTTCACCAAGGCGATCAACTCCGGGCTCAATCAGTACCCGCCGATGGCCGGCGTTCCGGTGCTGCGCGAACGCATCGGCGAGAAGATGCTTGAGCTCTACGGGCAGGGCTACGATCCGGAACACGAAATCACTGTCGTTCCCGGCGCCACCTACGGCATCTTCACCGCGGTCGCGACCTTCATCCGCCCCGGCGACGAAGTGATCCTGTTCGAGCCCGCGTACGACAGCTACGAGCCCGCGATCTCGACCGCAGGCGGCAAGCCGGTGTTCGTCCCGCTGGAGCTTCCCGACTATCACGTCGACTGGCGCAAGGTGCAGGCCGCGATCACCCCGCGCACGCGCATGGTCGTGCTCAATACCCCGCACAACCCGACCGGAACGGTGTTGTCGGCCGAAGACATGCGCATGCTGGAAGGGCTGCTTCGGAACACCGGCATCGTGGTGGTGAGCGACGAGGTCTACGAGCACATCGTATTCGACGGCGTGAGCCACCAGAGCGTGGCGCGCTTCCCCGGCCTGGCGGAAAGAAGCCTGTTCGTCTCCTCGTTCGGCAAGACCTACAGCGTGACCGGCTGGAAGATGGGCTACGTGTGCGCGCCGCGCGAGCTGATGACGGAATTTCGCAAGGTGCACCAGTTCAACGCCTTCGTCGCCTGCGCGCCGGTCCAGTACGCGTTCGCCGAATACATGCGCGACCCGGCGCCATACCTGGAGCTCGCCGCGTTCTACCAAACGAAGCGCGACCTGTTCCGTGCCGGGATCGCCGCATCGCGCTTCACGCTCATGCCGAGCCGCGGCACGTTCTTTCAGTGCGTCGGCTACGAGGCGGTAAGCGAGGAGCGCGATACGGACCTCGCCGTGCGCTTGACCCGGGAACACCGACTCGCCTCGATCCCGGTGTCGGTCTTCTACGCCAACCCGCGCTACGAGAAGGTGCTGCGATTCTGCTTCGCCAAGAGCGACGAGACGCTGCTGCGCGGGGCTGAGATCCTGTGCCGCATCTGA
- a CDS encoding DUF2726 domain-containing protein, giving the protein MLWTILSIAVVLAAIAYIALAVRRARREHRARSDERAALLLAAMHGRGGGPKVETTTAAPLTAAVNEMPRRGGADQATATASSIAEPDAPPAPALAALRRPRFLTDPQRLLYLILRAALPDHIVMANTRMIDLLDLPAGDEALDHDPRLREMLHQRIDCVVCRNDLVPVAAMVVYAAAMPRAPDEQKRAETLRELGIKFLRFRADSLPRPAEMRTLVLS; this is encoded by the coding sequence ATGCTCTGGACGATACTTTCAATCGCCGTCGTGCTTGCCGCGATCGCCTACATCGCGCTGGCGGTGCGCCGGGCGCGGCGCGAGCATCGGGCGCGCTCGGACGAGCGTGCTGCCCTGCTGCTCGCCGCGATGCATGGCAGAGGCGGCGGGCCCAAGGTCGAGACCACCACGGCTGCGCCGCTGACGGCCGCTGTGAACGAAATGCCCCGCCGAGGCGGGGCTGATCAGGCGACGGCAACCGCGTCGAGCATCGCCGAGCCCGATGCGCCGCCGGCGCCCGCCCTCGCCGCGCTGCGGCGGCCTCGCTTCCTCACCGATCCGCAGCGGCTTCTATACCTCATTTTGCGCGCGGCGCTGCCCGATCACATCGTCATGGCCAACACGCGCATGATCGATCTGCTCGATCTCCCGGCCGGCGACGAAGCACTGGACCACGATCCGCGCCTGCGCGAGATGCTGCACCAGCGCATCGATTGCGTGGTGTGCCGCAACGACCTCGTGCCGGTAGCCGCGATGGTGGTGTATGCGGCCGCCATGCCGCGCGCGCCGGACGAGCAGAAGCGAGCCGAGACGCTGCGCGAACTCGGCATCAAATTTCTGCGTTTTCGCGCCGACAGCCTGCCGCGGCCGGCGGAAATGCGTACGCTCGTGCTGAGCTGA
- a CDS encoding aldolase codes for MTDAFAIVETRLELACALRWAARYGLHEGVCNHFSVRLPGAHDRFLINPQALHWSEITAGDLLVVAADGHVIEGRHAVEPTAVCIHCAIHRALPDAACVMHTHMPYATVLTVLEETRLEWISQNALRFHGRVAYEDAYNGLALDADEGRRLADKLHAADVLFLANHGVIVRGPSVAQAFDDLYYLERACTLQVTAQATGKRLRIVPEEIAAHTARQMAGESQQALLHLQALTRILDRESPEWRRMD; via the coding sequence ATGACGGATGCGTTCGCCATCGTCGAGACCCGCCTGGAGCTCGCATGCGCGCTGCGCTGGGCGGCGCGCTATGGCTTGCACGAGGGCGTGTGCAACCATTTCAGCGTGCGGCTGCCGGGCGCGCACGACCGTTTCCTCATCAATCCGCAAGCGTTGCACTGGTCGGAGATCACCGCGGGCGATCTGCTCGTGGTCGCGGCCGATGGCCACGTGATCGAAGGCCGCCATGCGGTCGAGCCGACGGCCGTTTGCATCCACTGCGCCATCCATCGCGCGCTGCCCGACGCCGCGTGCGTCATGCATACCCACATGCCGTATGCGACCGTATTGACGGTGCTGGAAGAGACGCGGCTGGAATGGATCAGCCAGAACGCGCTGCGCTTCCATGGGCGCGTGGCGTACGAAGACGCCTACAACGGCCTCGCGCTCGATGCGGACGAAGGAAGGCGCCTGGCCGATAAGCTGCACGCGGCCGACGTGCTGTTCCTGGCCAATCACGGCGTCATCGTCCGCGGGCCCTCGGTCGCGCAAGCCTTCGACGATCTGTATTACCTGGAACGCGCGTGCACGCTGCAAGTGACGGCGCAAGCCACGGGCAAGCGCCTGCGCATCGTGCCCGAGGAGATCGCCGCCCACACCGCCCGGCAGATGGCGGGCGAATCGCAGCAGGCCCTCTTGCATCTGCAGGCGCTCACGCGCATCCTGGATCGCGAATCGCCCGAATGGCGGCGGATGGATTGA
- a CDS encoding antibiotic biosynthesis monooxygenase has product MMAVIFEVEPAAGAMQDYLDLAAGLREELSKVDGFISIERFQSLTQEGKILSLSFWRDEGAIRRWRTLEAHRAVQARGRSSIFANYRLRVAEVVRDYGLTERRQAPKDSRDAHGA; this is encoded by the coding sequence ATGATGGCAGTCATTTTCGAAGTCGAGCCGGCCGCAGGCGCCATGCAGGACTATCTCGATCTGGCCGCCGGCCTGCGCGAGGAGCTCTCGAAGGTCGACGGTTTCATCTCGATCGAACGCTTCCAGAGCCTGACGCAGGAGGGAAAGATCCTCTCGTTGTCCTTCTGGCGCGACGAGGGCGCGATCCGGCGCTGGCGCACGCTGGAAGCGCATCGCGCCGTGCAGGCGCGCGGGCGCAGCTCGATTTTTGCCAACTATCGCCTGCGCGTGGCCGAGGTTGTGCGCGATTATGGCTTGACCGAGCGCCGCCAGGCGCCCAAGGATAGCCGCGATGCGCACGGCGCATGA
- a CDS encoding sigma-70 family RNA polymerase sigma factor: MLTDVAIGEQIPSLRRYARALTGNRDAADDLVQDTLERALSRSALFRPGGNPRAWLFAIMHNVFVNQVRSAASRRTVSLDPDSMEAAGQDLAHQGLAVRDIERALALLPAEQREVVLLVALETLSYADTAKVVGVPVGTVMSRLSRGRERLRGLINGASETAPLKVIK, encoded by the coding sequence ATGCTGACTGACGTTGCCATCGGCGAACAGATCCCGAGCCTGCGCCGCTACGCCCGCGCACTGACGGGCAATCGCGACGCGGCCGACGACCTGGTGCAGGATACGCTGGAACGCGCGCTTTCCCGCAGCGCCCTGTTCCGTCCCGGCGGCAATCCGCGGGCATGGTTGTTCGCCATCATGCACAACGTATTCGTCAACCAGGTGCGTTCGGCCGCTTCGCGCCGCACCGTGTCGCTAGACCCGGATTCGATGGAGGCGGCCGGGCAGGATCTCGCCCACCAGGGCCTTGCCGTGCGCGATATCGAGCGAGCGCTCGCCCTGCTGCCCGCCGAGCAGCGCGAAGTCGTCCTGCTCGTTGCCCTGGAAACCCTGTCGTATGCGGACACCGCGAAAGTGGTCGGCGTGCCGGTGGGCACCGTGATGTCGCGTCTGTCGCGCGGGCGTGAACGGCTGCGCGGGCTGATCAACGGCGCCTCCGAAACCGCACCGCTCAAGGTGATCAAGTGA
- a CDS encoding anti-sigma factor, translating into MSPAPLREDLLHAYVDELLAPTERAQVDRYLAENPAEEERVASYRRQREVLRNAFDTVLDEPVPERIRVDRFRNRSHPAWRVAAAFVLIVFGGVLGWLLRGEYAPAPIAYAAETELVQRARMAHIIYTAENRRAVEVAASHEQDMIRWLSKRMNAAVRVPNLTEFGFQALGGRLLPGSEGPACQIMYQNDKGKRLTIYLARAGGATRPLRFGDDDKVHVVFWSDGTLAFAVSGELSNEQLARIAAAVARDSRTRG; encoded by the coding sequence GTGAGCCCGGCGCCGCTGCGTGAAGACCTGTTGCACGCCTACGTCGACGAGCTGCTTGCGCCGACCGAGCGCGCGCAGGTCGACCGCTATCTCGCCGAGAACCCGGCCGAGGAGGAGCGCGTCGCTTCCTACCGGCGCCAGCGCGAGGTGCTGCGCAACGCATTCGACACGGTCCTCGACGAGCCCGTTCCGGAAAGGATTCGCGTCGATCGGTTCCGCAACCGCTCCCATCCGGCCTGGCGGGTTGCGGCCGCCTTCGTCTTGATCGTGTTCGGCGGCGTGCTCGGCTGGTTGCTGCGCGGCGAATACGCGCCGGCTCCGATCGCGTACGCGGCCGAGACCGAGCTGGTGCAGCGCGCACGCATGGCGCACATCATCTATACGGCCGAGAATCGGCGCGCCGTGGAAGTCGCTGCGAGCCATGAGCAGGACATGATCCGCTGGCTGTCGAAGCGAATGAATGCAGCGGTGCGCGTACCGAACCTCACCGAGTTCGGCTTCCAGGCGCTCGGCGGAAGGCTGCTTCCGGGAAGCGAAGGTCCTGCCTGCCAGATCATGTACCAGAATGACAAGGGCAAGCGGCTCACGATTTATCTCGCACGCGCCGGCGGCGCCACCAGGCCGTTGCGCTTCGGCGACGACGACAAGGTTCACGTCGTGTTCTGGAGCGACGGCACGCTGGCCTTCGCGGTCAGCGG